A single region of the Ramlibacter henchirensis genome encodes:
- the nadD gene encoding nicotinate-nucleotide adenylyltransferase, which produces MNTAAAQPSRLGIFGGAFDPPHLAHVALARAAVEQLRLDQLRVLPTGQAWHKSRALTEGAHRLAMAREAFAQVPHAVVDDRELRRAGPTYTIDTLRQLHAEFPRAELLLVIGADQAEALHSWRESGEILKLATIAVAARARPDPDAPPFDTTTLPGARVAAVELPNMPVSATQVRALAAAGQGIDHLVPPGVARYIAQNHLYPKT; this is translated from the coding sequence TTGAACACCGCCGCCGCGCAACCGTCACGCCTGGGCATCTTCGGCGGCGCCTTCGATCCGCCGCACCTGGCGCACGTCGCGCTCGCGCGCGCGGCCGTCGAGCAACTTCGGCTCGACCAGCTCCGCGTGCTGCCCACCGGGCAGGCCTGGCACAAGTCGCGCGCGCTCACCGAAGGCGCGCACCGCCTCGCGATGGCGCGTGAAGCGTTCGCGCAAGTGCCGCACGCCGTGGTCGATGACCGCGAACTGCGCCGGGCCGGCCCCACCTACACCATCGACACCCTGCGCCAGCTCCACGCCGAATTCCCGCGTGCCGAGCTGCTGCTCGTGATCGGCGCCGACCAGGCGGAGGCGCTCCACAGCTGGCGCGAGAGCGGCGAGATCCTGAAGCTGGCCACCATCGCGGTCGCCGCGCGTGCGCGGCCCGACCCGGATGCGCCACCCTTCGACACCACCACGCTGCCGGGCGCGCGCGTGGCGGCTGTCGAGCTGCCGAACATGCCCGTCAGCGCGACGCAGGTGCGCGCGCTGGCCGCGGCCGGGCAGGGGATCGATCATCTGGTTCCCCCCGGCGTCGCACGTTATATTGCCCAGAACCATCTCTATCCGAAGACCTGA
- the purD gene encoding phosphoribosylamine--glycine ligase has product MKVLVIGGGGREHALAWKLAQSKKIQKIYVAPGNGGTDLDPRLENVPITEIAALRDWALAQKIALTVVGPEAPLAAGVVDDFRAHGLRVFGPTKAAAQLESSKAFSKAFMQRHGIPTAAWQTFSDPGEAHAYVDRQGAPIVVKADGLAAGKGVVVAMTAAEAHEAIDFMLLDNRLGVAHNEGGARVVIEEFLQGEEASFIVLCDGRNVTPLATSQDHKRLQDGDAGPNTGGMGAYSPAPVVTPAVHARAMREVILPTVRGMEKDGIPYTGFLYAGLMVDRKGQVKTLEFNCRMGDPETQPILLRLKSDLYDVLMCATSGSLNQVELDWDRRTALGVVMAAAGYPLNPRKGDAISGLPRETEDAVVFHAGTATRGKDLVTSGGRVLCVTALADTVKAAQQRVYEVVKGIRFDGAQYRRDIGHRAVRG; this is encoded by the coding sequence ATGAAGGTCCTCGTCATCGGCGGCGGCGGCCGCGAACATGCGCTGGCCTGGAAGCTGGCGCAATCGAAGAAGATCCAGAAGATCTACGTGGCGCCCGGCAACGGCGGCACGGACCTGGACCCCCGGCTGGAGAACGTGCCGATCACCGAGATCGCGGCGCTGCGCGACTGGGCGCTCGCGCAGAAGATCGCGCTGACCGTCGTCGGCCCCGAGGCGCCTTTGGCCGCCGGCGTGGTGGACGACTTCCGCGCGCACGGCCTGCGCGTGTTCGGCCCCACCAAGGCCGCGGCGCAGCTGGAAAGTTCCAAGGCCTTCTCCAAGGCGTTCATGCAGCGGCACGGCATCCCGACCGCCGCCTGGCAGACCTTCTCCGATCCCGGGGAGGCGCACGCGTACGTCGACCGCCAGGGCGCGCCCATCGTGGTCAAGGCCGACGGCCTGGCGGCCGGCAAGGGTGTGGTGGTCGCGATGACCGCGGCCGAGGCGCACGAGGCCATCGACTTCATGCTTCTGGACAACCGGCTGGGCGTGGCGCACAACGAAGGCGGCGCGCGCGTGGTGATCGAGGAGTTCCTGCAGGGCGAGGAAGCGAGCTTCATCGTCCTGTGCGACGGCCGCAACGTCACGCCGCTGGCCACCAGCCAGGACCACAAGCGCCTGCAGGACGGCGATGCCGGCCCCAACACGGGCGGCATGGGCGCGTACTCGCCGGCGCCGGTGGTGACGCCCGCCGTTCATGCGCGCGCGATGCGAGAGGTGATCCTGCCCACCGTGCGAGGCATGGAGAAGGACGGCATCCCGTACACCGGCTTCCTCTACGCCGGCCTGATGGTCGACCGCAAGGGCCAGGTCAAGACGCTGGAATTCAACTGCCGCATGGGCGACCCCGAGACGCAGCCCATCCTGCTGCGGCTGAAGTCCGACCTGTACGACGTGCTCATGTGTGCAACCTCGGGATCGCTGAACCAGGTGGAGCTGGACTGGGACCGCCGCACCGCGCTCGGTGTCGTGATGGCCGCCGCCGGCTATCCGCTCAACCCGCGCAAGGGCGACGCGATCAGCGGGCTGCCGCGCGAGACCGAGGACGCAGTGGTGTTCCATGCGGGCACCGCCACGCGCGGCAAGGACCTCGTCACCTCGGGCGGCCGCGTGCTGTGCGTCACGGCGCTCGCCGACACGGTCAAGGCCGCACAGCAGCGAGTCTATGAAGTGGTCAAGGGCATCCGCTTCGACGGTGCCCAGTACCGCAGGGACATCGGCCACCGGGCCGTGCGCGGGTGA
- the rsfS gene encoding ribosome silencing factor, which yields MTQESSAKKDTQRLQRAIVDGLEDVKAQDIQVFNTEHLSPLFERVIVASGTSNRQTKALAASVRDAVREAGFPKPRVEGEDNGEWIIVDCGAAVAHIMQPAIRNYYHLEEIWGDKPVRVKFGAPRPFNASPAPAAAKKVPAKTSLRRSSAARSAALHAERAEKPKAPAKKAAAKAPARPPAKSPAKKAAARPASKTAAKAPAKTAAKKTAAKKTTAKSPARKA from the coding sequence ATGACCCAAGAAAGCAGCGCGAAGAAGGACACCCAGCGGCTCCAGCGAGCCATCGTCGATGGACTGGAGGACGTCAAAGCGCAGGACATCCAGGTTTTCAACACGGAGCACCTCTCGCCGCTGTTCGAGCGGGTGATCGTGGCCTCCGGCACGTCGAACCGCCAGACCAAGGCGCTGGCGGCCAGCGTGCGCGACGCGGTGCGTGAAGCGGGCTTTCCGAAGCCCCGTGTCGAGGGCGAGGACAACGGCGAATGGATCATCGTCGACTGCGGCGCCGCGGTCGCGCACATCATGCAGCCGGCCATCCGCAACTACTACCACCTGGAAGAGATCTGGGGCGACAAGCCGGTGCGCGTGAAGTTCGGCGCGCCCAGGCCGTTCAATGCCTCGCCCGCTCCGGCCGCCGCGAAGAAGGTCCCCGCCAAGACGAGCCTGAGGCGCAGCAGTGCGGCCCGGTCGGCGGCGCTGCACGCCGAGAGGGCGGAGAAGCCCAAGGCACCAGCGAAGAAGGCTGCTGCGAAGGCGCCGGCCAGGCCGCCGGCCAAGTCGCCCGCGAAGAAGGCCGCGGCTCGTCCCGCCTCGAAGACCGCAGCGAAGGCGCCTGCGAAGACGGCGGCGAAGAAGACTGCCGCGAAGAAAACCACCGCCAAGAGCCCCGCGCGCAAGGCATGA
- a CDS encoding Maf family protein — MSDFIYLASQSPRRRQLLEQLGVRYELLLPDDDEDTEAIEAVLPGEAPARYVRRVTGLKLDAAAQRLRRRGLPRAPVLCSDTTVALGRTIYGKPEDERDAARMLRELSGSTHRVLTAVALQNGSRRHEALSDSRVTFAALSPRQIREYVATGEPMGKAGAYAVQGRAAAFITRINGSYPGIMGLPLHETAQLLRACGIAA, encoded by the coding sequence GTGAGTGACTTCATCTACCTCGCGTCCCAGAGCCCGCGGCGTCGGCAACTGCTCGAGCAGCTCGGCGTGCGCTACGAACTGCTGCTGCCCGACGACGATGAGGACACGGAGGCGATCGAAGCGGTGCTCCCCGGCGAGGCGCCCGCGCGCTACGTCAGGCGCGTGACCGGGCTCAAGCTCGATGCGGCGGCGCAGCGCCTGCGGCGTCGCGGCCTGCCGCGCGCGCCGGTGCTCTGCTCCGACACCACGGTGGCGCTGGGCCGGACGATCTACGGCAAGCCCGAAGACGAGCGCGATGCCGCCCGCATGCTGCGCGAGCTCTCCGGGTCCACGCACCGGGTGCTCACCGCGGTCGCGCTGCAGAACGGCTCGCGGCGTCATGAAGCCTTGAGCGATTCGCGCGTGACGTTCGCGGCCCTCTCGCCGCGGCAGATCCGCGAGTACGTCGCCACGGGCGAGCCGATGGGCAAGGCCGGCGCGTATGCGGTGCAAGGCCGCGCCGCGGCCTTCATCACGCGCATCAACGGCTCCTACCCCGGGATCATGGGACTGCCGCTGCACGAGACCGCGCAATTGCTGCGCGCGTGCGGTATCGCGGCTTAA
- the rlmH gene encoding 23S rRNA (pseudouridine(1915)-N(3))-methyltransferase RlmH: MRLVVVAVGQRVPDWAATAWDDYAKRFPPELRLELKAVKTEPRGSRTTEQLLAAERERIEAAIPRGARIVALDERGASLNTTALAAKLKAWQLDAADVALVIGGPDGLDPAFRAAAHERIRLSDLTLPHAMVRVLLAEQLYRAWSVNAGHPYHRE, translated from the coding sequence ATGAGGCTGGTCGTGGTCGCGGTGGGGCAGCGCGTGCCCGACTGGGCGGCCACGGCCTGGGACGACTACGCCAAGCGCTTCCCGCCCGAGCTGCGTCTGGAACTCAAGGCCGTGAAGACCGAGCCGCGCGGCTCGCGCACCACCGAACAGCTGCTGGCCGCCGAACGCGAGCGCATCGAGGCGGCGATCCCGCGCGGCGCGCGCATCGTCGCCCTCGATGAACGCGGTGCTTCGCTGAACACCACGGCGCTCGCAGCCAAGCTCAAGGCCTGGCAACTGGACGCGGCCGACGTGGCGCTGGTGATCGGCGGCCCGGACGGGCTCGATCCGGCTTTCCGCGCGGCGGCGCACGAGCGCATCCGCCTGTCGGACCTCACGCTGCCGCACGCGATGGTCCGGGTGCTGCTCGCCGAGCAGCTCTACCGGGCATGGTCGGTCAACGCGGGGCATCCGTACCACCGTGAGTGA
- a CDS encoding glycosyltransferase family 9 protein, translating to MNRILVVCTRQIGDVLLTTPLVRAARRRWPQAQVDVLGFSGTLGMLRGNADIHELIEMPARPGLSGLYAFARRLWRRYDLALVTLPSDRAHLIAWIAARQRSGVLPEHGGSNWWKRLLLDHAVVGTGDEGSRHAVQEKLELLAPWVERPETPAVSAPAGAPLPADLQAALRERPVVVHVPSMWPYKQWAPEKYAQVVRTLLDRGHQVVLTGGPGARDRECIGPVRSIAAAPALLDASGRLDFNQLVTLLQRASLYIGPDTSVSHLAAAAGTPTLAIFGPTNPQRWAPWPGRPGEQPVHFQRRALEQSVGNVTLLQAELPCVPCSKAGCEDHRQSRSDCLIAITPERVTEAALRMLGEKASPGSAPARG from the coding sequence ATGAACCGCATCCTGGTCGTCTGTACGCGCCAGATCGGCGACGTGCTGCTGACCACGCCGCTGGTGCGCGCCGCGCGACGCCGCTGGCCGCAGGCGCAGGTCGACGTGCTCGGCTTCTCCGGCACGCTGGGCATGCTGCGCGGCAATGCAGACATCCACGAGCTGATCGAAATGCCGGCCCGCCCCGGCTTGTCCGGGCTGTACGCGTTCGCAAGGCGCCTGTGGCGGCGCTACGACCTGGCCCTGGTGACGCTGCCGAGCGACCGCGCCCACCTGATCGCGTGGATCGCGGCACGGCAACGCAGCGGCGTGCTGCCGGAACACGGCGGCAGCAACTGGTGGAAGCGCCTGCTGCTGGACCACGCGGTCGTCGGCACCGGCGACGAAGGCAGCCGGCACGCGGTGCAGGAGAAGCTCGAACTGCTGGCGCCCTGGGTCGAGCGGCCTGAAACACCTGCGGTTTCCGCGCCTGCCGGCGCCCCGCTGCCCGCTGATCTTCAAGCGGCATTGCGCGAGCGGCCCGTCGTCGTCCACGTGCCCTCGATGTGGCCCTACAAGCAATGGGCGCCGGAGAAGTACGCGCAGGTCGTCAGGACATTGCTCGACCGCGGGCACCAGGTGGTGCTGACCGGCGGGCCGGGAGCGCGCGACCGTGAATGCATCGGGCCGGTTCGCTCGATCGCGGCGGCTCCCGCACTGCTGGACGCATCGGGCCGGCTGGACTTCAACCAGCTCGTCACCCTGCTGCAGCGCGCTTCGCTCTACATCGGACCGGACACTTCCGTGTCGCACCTGGCCGCCGCGGCCGGCACGCCGACACTGGCGATCTTCGGCCCCACCAATCCGCAGCGCTGGGCGCCGTGGCCCGGGCGGCCGGGCGAACAGCCGGTGCATTTCCAGCGCCGCGCGCTCGAGCAGTCGGTGGGCAACGTCACCCTGCTCCAGGCGGAACTTCCCTGCGTGCCCTGCAGCAAGGCGGGTTGCGAGGACCACCGGCAAAGCCGCAGCGATTGCCTGATCGCGATCACGCCGGAGCGGGTGACCGAAGCGGCGCTCAGGATGCTGGGGGAGAAGGCAAGCCCTGGATCCGCGCCCGCGCGGGGATGA
- the msbA gene encoding lipid A export permease/ATP-binding protein MsbA, whose amino-acid sequence MGAQAPPGREGVTQIDFSAVRWLAPYFGGASRRFWAIAALATVVSSATEPLVPALIKPLLDRGFRPGGIDLWMVPASLLLLFAVRGTAGFIADLALARITQDGLLALRKAMFARVLDARLSLFSQQNATTLSNTVVFEVQNGAMLLVNSVMALVKDSLALLALLVYLLYLNWKLTLIVFAIVPGVAFIMRTLSRRLYRIARSTQTATNDLAYVVEENVLAVRVVRLHGAQEAQAGRFTGFSTALRRLALKSAVASAAITPLTHMLAAGALSAVICVALWQTREGLTIGTFASFITAMLMLIAPIKRLSEAASPIARGLAAVQRAIDLIEHTPAESGGRHAPGHSRGHIELREVTVRYRGDAAPALDRVSLVLEPGHTVALVGPSGSGKTTLANLLPRFVVPDDGAVLLDGHDVADWDLQALRDQFALVSQDVVMFNGSLATNITMDAPIDPEKLQRCVAAANLRDLVESLPDGLDTVTGHNATQLSGGQRQRLAIARALYKDAPILILDEATSALDAASERLVQEALQRLMAGRTTVVIAHRLSTIEHADQVVVLEQGRVAETGTHQELLARGGLYAHLHALQQGAG is encoded by the coding sequence ATGGGAGCGCAAGCTCCACCAGGCCGGGAAGGCGTGACCCAGATAGATTTCAGCGCGGTTCGCTGGCTCGCGCCCTACTTCGGCGGCGCGAGCCGCCGCTTCTGGGCCATCGCGGCGCTGGCGACGGTGGTGTCGTCGGCCACCGAGCCGCTGGTGCCGGCGTTGATCAAGCCCTTGCTCGACCGAGGCTTCCGTCCGGGCGGCATCGACCTGTGGATGGTGCCGGCCAGCCTCTTGCTGCTGTTCGCGGTTCGCGGCACCGCCGGTTTCATCGCCGACCTGGCGCTGGCCCGCATCACGCAGGACGGCCTGCTCGCGCTGCGCAAGGCCATGTTCGCGCGCGTGCTGGACGCGCGGCTGTCTCTGTTCTCGCAGCAGAACGCCACCACGCTGTCGAACACCGTCGTCTTCGAGGTGCAGAACGGCGCCATGCTGCTGGTCAACTCGGTGATGGCGCTGGTCAAGGACAGCCTCGCACTGCTGGCCCTGCTGGTGTACCTGCTGTACCTGAACTGGAAGCTCACGCTGATCGTCTTCGCGATCGTGCCGGGCGTGGCGTTCATCATGCGCACGCTGTCGCGGCGCCTGTACCGCATCGCGCGCAGCACGCAGACGGCCACCAACGACCTGGCCTACGTCGTCGAGGAGAACGTGCTCGCCGTGCGCGTGGTGCGCCTGCACGGCGCGCAGGAGGCGCAGGCCGGCCGCTTCACCGGCTTCAGCACGGCGCTGCGCCGGCTCGCCCTGAAATCTGCTGTCGCATCCGCCGCCATCACGCCGCTCACCCACATGCTCGCCGCCGGCGCGCTCTCCGCGGTGATCTGCGTCGCCCTGTGGCAGACGCGGGAGGGGCTGACGATCGGCACCTTCGCGTCCTTCATCACGGCCATGCTGATGCTGATCGCACCGATCAAGCGGCTGTCGGAGGCGGCCAGCCCGATCGCGCGCGGCCTCGCGGCGGTGCAGCGCGCCATCGACCTGATCGAGCACACGCCGGCCGAGTCGGGCGGTCGGCATGCGCCGGGCCACTCCCGCGGCCACATCGAACTGCGCGAGGTGACGGTGCGTTATCGCGGCGACGCCGCGCCGGCGCTGGACCGCGTCAGCCTGGTGCTCGAACCCGGGCACACGGTGGCCCTGGTCGGGCCTTCCGGCTCGGGCAAGACCACGCTGGCCAACCTGCTGCCGCGGTTCGTCGTGCCGGACGACGGCGCGGTGCTGCTGGACGGACACGACGTGGCGGACTGGGACCTGCAGGCGCTGCGCGACCAGTTCGCGCTGGTCAGCCAGGACGTGGTGATGTTCAACGGCAGCCTGGCCACCAACATCACCATGGACGCGCCGATCGATCCCGAGAAGCTGCAGCGCTGCGTCGCGGCGGCCAATCTCCGGGACCTGGTGGAGTCGCTGCCGGATGGCCTGGACACCGTCACCGGCCACAACGCGACGCAACTCTCAGGTGGCCAGCGGCAGCGCCTGGCCATCGCCCGCGCGCTGTACAAGGATGCGCCCATCCTGATCCTCGACGAGGCCACGTCGGCGCTGGACGCCGCGTCGGAACGCCTGGTGCAGGAAGCGCTCCAGCGGCTGATGGCCGGCCGCACGACGGTCGTCATCGCGCACCGGCTCTCGACGATCGAGCACGCCGACCAGGTCGTGGTGCTCGAGCAAGGCCGTGTCGCGGAGACCGGCACGCACCAGGAACTTCTGGCGCGCGGCGGGCTGTACGCCCACCTGCACGCGCTGCAGCAGGGGGCGGGATGA
- a CDS encoding O-antigen ligase family protein, producing MQAAMAGLGFVLPFSPAGVAWFMAALLVVALCSLRHVSRTAAWREPTAAIGLLLFAYIALHTAVAGPWTLASVGSVNKYHELLFFPVLLALFAATSRPRAFLWGLGAGTLAYALAHWVAPWFPALSQELAPKRISAGFCLALAAYLMLHQGGRFAWMWRGIAAVLAATVLFRIEGRTGHVVLMLLAIASVWNLRPGRWRMPAAVGACVALVLVAFNAPPVQTRMKETLSGLSTMRMGAETSTSIRLALLANGWTIAAAHQPLGVGFSRYAEFHEPVARRRLAQEPDWNPQKASWEVFANNPHNEYLMQLACGGVPALALLLAWIAAAAFRRDASGRAPPALTGLVLAFAVGCLFNSLVMDFVEGHFYTVVLAWLLAGERRAAAPPPVS from the coding sequence ATGCAAGCCGCGATGGCGGGACTGGGGTTCGTGCTGCCTTTCTCGCCCGCAGGAGTGGCCTGGTTCATGGCGGCGCTGCTCGTGGTCGCGCTGTGTTCGCTGCGTCATGTCTCGCGCACCGCCGCCTGGCGCGAGCCGACAGCCGCCATCGGCCTGCTGCTGTTCGCCTACATCGCGCTGCACACGGCCGTCGCGGGCCCGTGGACTCTGGCGAGCGTGGGAAGCGTCAACAAGTACCACGAGCTGCTGTTCTTCCCGGTGCTGCTGGCGTTGTTCGCCGCCACGTCGCGTCCGCGAGCCTTCCTGTGGGGCCTGGGCGCCGGCACGCTGGCCTACGCGCTGGCGCATTGGGTCGCGCCGTGGTTCCCCGCGCTCTCGCAGGAGCTGGCGCCCAAGAGGATCTCGGCGGGTTTCTGCCTGGCCCTGGCGGCCTACCTGATGCTGCACCAGGGCGGCCGCTTCGCCTGGATGTGGCGCGGCATCGCGGCCGTGCTCGCGGCGACGGTGCTGTTCCGCATCGAAGGGCGCACCGGTCACGTCGTCTTGATGCTCCTGGCCATCGCTTCGGTGTGGAACCTGCGGCCGGGCCGCTGGCGGATGCCTGCGGCCGTGGGGGCCTGCGTCGCGCTCGTGCTGGTGGCCTTCAACGCGCCTCCAGTGCAAACGCGCATGAAGGAGACGCTGTCGGGGCTGTCGACCATGCGCATGGGCGCCGAGACCTCGACGAGCATCCGCCTGGCGCTGCTGGCCAACGGCTGGACGATTGCCGCCGCACACCAGCCGCTGGGGGTCGGCTTCAGCCGCTACGCCGAGTTCCATGAGCCTGTCGCTCGCCGGAGGCTGGCGCAGGAACCGGACTGGAATCCGCAGAAGGCCTCCTGGGAGGTGTTCGCGAACAACCCGCACAACGAATACCTGATGCAGCTGGCCTGCGGCGGCGTCCCGGCGCTGGCGCTGCTGCTGGCCTGGATCGCGGCGGCCGCGTTCCGCCGCGACGCGTCGGGCCGCGCGCCGCCCGCGCTCACCGGCCTGGTGCTCGCGTTCGCGGTGGGCTGCCTGTTCAACTCGCTCGTGATGGACTTCGTCGAAGGCCACTTCTACACGGTGGTGCTGGCGTGGCTGCTCGCGGGTGAACGCCGCGCCGCGGCGCCGCCGCCAGTGTCATGA
- the hemF gene encoding oxygen-dependent coproporphyrinogen oxidase, with protein MQQVDAVRAYLLDLQERITSACTAIDGTPFLRDAWEKAPGEPLQGNGITMILEQGPVLERAGCGFSHVRGPRLPPSATQHRPELAGAPFEALGVSLVFHPRNPYAPTVHMNVRMISAAPAGGEPAFWFGGGMDLTPCYGFDEDAIHFHAACKQALEPFGPDKHPRFKKWCDDYFCLKHRNEQRGVGGIFFDDVSELGFEGGFALIRSVGDGFPGAYLPILERRKDTAHGERERSFQLYRRGRYVEFNLVWDRGTHFGLQSGGRTESILLSMPPVCSWAYRQEPAPGTPEAQLYARYLQPREWV; from the coding sequence ATGCAGCAGGTCGACGCCGTCCGCGCGTACCTGCTGGACCTGCAGGAGCGCATCACCTCGGCCTGCACGGCCATCGACGGCACGCCGTTCCTGCGCGACGCCTGGGAGAAGGCGCCCGGGGAGCCCCTGCAGGGCAACGGCATCACCATGATCCTGGAGCAGGGGCCGGTGCTCGAGCGGGCCGGCTGCGGCTTCTCGCACGTGCGCGGGCCGCGCCTGCCGCCCTCGGCCACGCAGCACCGGCCGGAACTCGCGGGGGCGCCGTTCGAGGCGCTGGGCGTCTCGCTGGTCTTCCATCCGCGCAACCCGTATGCGCCGACGGTGCACATGAACGTCCGCATGATCTCGGCCGCGCCCGCGGGCGGCGAGCCCGCGTTCTGGTTCGGCGGCGGCATGGACCTCACGCCCTGCTACGGCTTCGACGAGGACGCCATCCACTTCCACGCGGCCTGCAAGCAGGCGCTGGAGCCCTTCGGCCCCGACAAGCATCCGCGCTTCAAGAAGTGGTGCGACGACTACTTCTGCCTCAAGCACCGCAACGAGCAGCGCGGCGTCGGCGGCATCTTCTTCGACGACGTGTCGGAGCTCGGCTTCGAGGGCGGCTTCGCGCTGATCCGCTCGGTCGGTGACGGCTTCCCCGGCGCGTACCTGCCGATCCTGGAGCGGCGCAAGGACACGGCCCATGGCGAGCGCGAACGCAGCTTCCAGCTCTACCGGCGCGGCCGCTACGTCGAGTTCAATTTGGTGTGGGACCGCGGCACGCACTTCGGCCTGCAGTCGGGCGGCCGCACCGAATCCATCCTGCTCTCGATGCCGCCGGTATGCAGCTGGGCCTACCGGCAGGAGCCGGCGCCCGGCACGCCGGAGGCGCAGCTCTACGCCCGGTACCTGCAGCCGCGGGAGTGGGTTTGA
- the rng gene encoding ribonuclease G codes for MQQDILINWSPQETRVAIIESGAVQELHVERTLERGLVGNVYLGKVARVLPGMQSAFIDIGLERAAFLHVADLHGARAEEQVNHRHGQPPVPIEKRVFEGQPLMVQVIKDPIGTKGARLSTQISVAGRLLVFLPQDDHVGVSQKIPGEQREALRSRLQQLVGTAETGGGGGFILRTNGEDASDAELAEDIAYLRKTWARIRDAAVRLPPGSLLHQDLSLLQRVLRDLVTEETQTIRIDSREQFAVLQAFGREFMPQAAERLQLYKGERPIFDLFNVDEEIAKALGRRVELKSGGYLIVDQTEALTTIDVNTGGFVGARNFDDTIFKTNLEAAHAIARQLRLRNLGGIIIVDFIDMQREDHREAVLGEFRKQLGRDRVKTMAGGFSQLGLVEMTRKRTRESLAHMLCEPCSWCQGAGQVRTARTVAYDILREILREARQFNPREYRVVASPKVVELFLDEESQHLAGLSDFIGKPISLQSESAMGQEQYDIVLL; via the coding sequence ATGCAGCAGGACATCCTGATCAACTGGTCGCCGCAGGAGACACGGGTGGCCATCATCGAGAGCGGCGCGGTGCAGGAGTTGCACGTCGAACGCACGCTGGAGCGGGGGCTGGTGGGCAACGTCTACCTCGGCAAGGTCGCCCGCGTGCTGCCGGGCATGCAGTCGGCCTTCATCGACATCGGCCTGGAGCGCGCGGCCTTCCTGCACGTGGCCGACCTGCACGGCGCCCGCGCCGAAGAGCAGGTCAACCACCGCCACGGCCAGCCGCCGGTGCCGATCGAGAAGCGCGTGTTCGAGGGCCAGCCGCTGATGGTGCAGGTCATCAAGGACCCGATCGGCACCAAGGGTGCGCGGCTATCGACCCAGATCAGCGTCGCGGGCCGCCTGCTGGTGTTCCTGCCGCAGGACGACCACGTGGGCGTCTCGCAGAAGATCCCGGGCGAGCAGCGCGAGGCGCTGCGCTCGCGGCTGCAGCAGCTGGTCGGCACGGCCGAGACCGGCGGCGGGGGCGGCTTCATCCTGCGCACCAACGGCGAGGACGCGAGCGACGCCGAGCTGGCCGAGGACATCGCATACCTGCGCAAGACCTGGGCCCGCATCCGCGATGCGGCCGTGCGGTTGCCGCCGGGCTCGCTGCTGCACCAGGACCTGAGCCTGCTGCAGCGCGTGCTGCGCGACCTGGTGACCGAGGAAACGCAGACCATCCGCATCGACTCGCGCGAGCAGTTCGCGGTGCTGCAGGCGTTCGGCCGCGAGTTCATGCCGCAGGCCGCGGAACGGCTGCAGCTGTACAAGGGCGAGCGGCCGATCTTCGACCTGTTCAACGTCGACGAGGAGATCGCCAAGGCGCTCGGCCGCCGCGTCGAGCTCAAGTCCGGCGGCTACCTGATCGTCGACCAGACCGAGGCGCTGACCACGATCGACGTCAACACCGGCGGCTTCGTCGGCGCACGCAACTTCGACGACACCATCTTCAAGACCAACCTCGAGGCCGCCCACGCCATCGCGCGGCAGCTGCGGCTGCGCAACCTGGGCGGGATCATCATCGTCGACTTCATCGACATGCAGCGCGAGGACCACCGCGAGGCGGTGCTCGGCGAATTCCGCAAGCAGCTGGGGCGCGACCGCGTCAAGACCATGGCCGGCGGCTTCTCCCAGCTGGGCCTGGTGGAGATGACGCGCAAGCGCACGCGCGAGTCGCTGGCGCACATGCTGTGCGAGCCGTGTTCGTGGTGCCAGGGCGCCGGGCAGGTGCGCACCGCCCGCACCGTGGCCTACGACATCCTGCGCGAGATCCTGCGCGAGGCGCGCCAGTTCAACCCGCGCGAGTACCGCGTCGTGGCCTCGCCGAAAGTGGTGGAGCTGTTCCTCGACGAGGAGAGTCAGCACCTGGCCGGGCTGTCGGATTTCATCGGCAAGCCGATCTCGCTGCAGAGCGAGAGTGCGATGGGGCAGGAGCAGTACGACATCGTGCTGCTCTGA